GCACGTGATATGCGGTTTTCCCACCAAATTGGCCTCTGAATGAGGACACAAATGCGCAGAGGCCGATGGCGTCGTCTATGTAATGCATGGCCTCATTCCAATCGCAAATGGCGCACGATGCTTCAACAGAAATCTTGTCCCGTTTTTCCCATTCTAAAAACCACTTCTTGAATCTTTCATCAGGGACGGCGACCCACTCGTTGGCAAACTGTTCTCTCTCCTCCCGGGTAGGAAGGGGATCCTGGGGGTACGACCCTTCGATCTGGGTGATATTCATCTTCTCGCCCGTGGCGATCATGAGAAAATAGGGGGGGTTCACCTTGCCCAGTTTGATGGGCACCTGCTCAAATTTTTTGGTGGTATTATGATCATAAACTTCCGCGCCATTACCAATCTGACGCGCCGCCCAATAGACGCCATTGGCGAGAATATCTCCAATTCCCTCGCGCCGGACGATTTTCTCCAGGATATAATAAAACCTCCCCCGGACGTCGGACGGCATGCCGGGGAAGTCTTTGCCGGTCAAAATGCCGGCTTCCAGAAGCTCCAGGGCAAAGGCGATAACTTGCGGCGTCGAGTATGAGTCCAGCCCGTACTCCTGAGCGACACCAAGTATTTCATAACTAAAGTCCAGCTCTTGAAAGGACGCCATGTGATAGGTGTCTTTTCCGTAGCACTTATAGGAAAATCTCTTCCGCCCCGGCCAGGAAATCACATTATGGCATTGCTTCGGACAGTTATAGCAGCCGGTCTGCCGGTCCATATGGTCATACTTCAGCGCCCGCCACCGGTCTTCGAGTTCCTTGCTCCAAAAGTCTCTCCGGCGCGTACGCGCATTGCCCCAGGCGAAATTGTTGTGGTGGAAACTGTCGTCTTCATCAATCGCCATCCAATCCCCGACATTCGGGTTCTCGGCAAGTTCCTTCATCAGTCCCAGGCAGAGCTCAAAGAGTTCAGCCGGCCGGGCAATATTGATGTCCTTGGTTCCCCGCACGGCGATCGCCTTTAACCTTTTGTCTCCCATAACCGGGCCGACCCCGCGAGCCGCACTCGCGGTAGAGTGATCAATCGAAGCCATGTAAACCCTGTTTTCACCGGCCAGGCCGACAGCGGCCACCTGGATCTGGTCGTCCTTCAACTCTTTCTTGATTTGGGCCGCAGTTTCCTGGCAGCCCTTCCCCCGGAGATGGCCGGCATCGCGTATTTCTACCTTGTCATTGTGTATCCACAGATAAACCAGATCGGGGGCCTTGCCGCGAATGACTATTTTGTCGTAACCGGCATGTTTCAGTTCCACTCCAAAATATGATCCCATCACTGAATGGGCATGGAGATTTGTCTGGGGAGAAAAGGTATTAACAATGGTCCGATTGGCGCCGGGAACAGGCGTGCCATTCAAAAGACCGGTGCTGAATATCAGCAGATTATCGGGGGAAAAGGGCTCAACTTCAGGAGGAACCCTGTCCCAGAGGATCTTGTCGGCAGTGCCCTGACCCCCCAGATAAAGTTTGGTTAATCCAGGGTCAGTTTCGACCTTTTCAATGTTTCCTCGGGAGAGATCAATTTCTAAATTAAATCCTGTCTCTGCAAACCTCATCTATTACCCTCTTGGTATCTCTGCGGCCATGGCCTTCAGTTGCGCAGATTGTTCATGTTTGTCGAACCCTAGTCCTTCATGGCTATAATATAACTCCAGAACTTGTCAAGAAAAAATCCTGAGATAATTATGCAATTGGTCTGTACTGATCCCGCAGTTTTTTTCTCAATCTTGCCCGATCCCGTTTTGGGCAAGGCAGAGATAAAATCAATGGACTTCGGCGCCTTATACCTGGCGATGCGCTCCTTGCAGAATCCGATCAGCTCCTCCTCCGTCGCCTGCGCGGCCGGTTTCAGAACCACAATCGCCTGGACCGCTTCTCCCCATTTCTCATCGGGGACGCCCACGACGGCGCACTCCAGCACGGCCGGGTGCAGGTACAGCGTATTTTCCACCTCGGTGGAATAGACGTTCTCCCCGCCCGTCACGATCATATCCTTGTGGCGGTCCACAATCGTAACATAACCCTCTTCATCCATGACGGCCATATAGCCCGTATAAAGCCGGCCGTTCCTGATCGCCCGCGCCGTTTCCTCCGGTATTATTTTTTTTGGGGGTTGTATCTTTCCCTCAACTTTGGCTTCTCTATTTTTCCCGTGGGGCTTCTGGGTACCGTACCGAAGATAATCTTCCGTGGCCGTTTGTAACGGGGCAGGTTCTCGTCACAATAGAGCATCATCTCTGCCTCGCTCAGGATCTCTCCGCCAACAGGATCAATAACAGCGGTGACAATCTCGCCCAGTCTCTCGTGGGGGCTGCCGATAACGGCCACATCCCTTACCTTGGGGTGTTTCTGAATAACCTCTTCCACCTCCACAGGATAGATATTTTCCCCACCACTGATCACAAGGTCTTTTGCACGATCCACGAGATAAATGTAGCCGTCCTCATCCATTTTTGCGAGGTCGCCCGTACGGAGCCAGCCATTTATTATGGTTTTTGCCGTGAGGTCGGGGTTCTTATAGTACTCCTTCATAACTCCCATGCCCTTGACGACAATCTCGCCTACGGAACCCCGCGGCACATCTTCGCCCTGATCGTTGATGATCCGCGCATCCCACAGGAGTCCAGGCCTTCCGATAGCGCCTATCTTGCTTTCATCGGCAATAAGATTGTGGATAGTACCGGGGCCGGAGCTCTCACTTAAGCCATAGGTGTTATGGAACTGCAGGTGAGGGAAATACTCCTTGCATCTCCTGATCAGGCTCGTAGGTATAGGCTGGGCCCCCATCTGAAGGATGTGCCAGTGGGTGAGGTCATAGTCCTCTTTGCTGACCTCACCCTTGTCAAGGGCTCCCAGGATGTCAAGAGCCCATGGAACAAGAAGAAATGCGATCCGCAATGCCTCGCTGCTTAGGGTCTCGAGAATGGCTTTGGGGGTCACCGCTTCCGTCAAGAGGACCGTTTTCGCCCCGGTAAGCATGGAGCCGAGGAGATGACCCAGGGCCACATGGTACATAGGGGGCATCATGAGGAGTGAATCGTCCCTGGTAAGGGAAAGGCCCGTCACCTCGTTTACTGCTGCAGTAAAGAGGTTCTTGTGGAGCAAGAGTATGGGCTTCGGGGCACCCGTGGTACCTGAGGTAAAGTAGAGGCCGCATTCGTCCTCATCCTCAATCTCTACCTTCGGGAGAAGAGGAGAACTCTCGGCCATCATCTTTTTGGTACTTTCCATGTCTCCCCGTGCCATATCGCCCATAACAATAAAGGTATGGACGGTCGGCAGGACAGCACGCATGGCGTCAATCCTGCCGGCATATTTCTCTTCGAAGAGAAAACAACTCGGCTCGGCCGCATTTGCGCAATACAGGATATTCTCGTCGGTAAAACGGAAATTG
The sequence above is a segment of the Deltaproteobacteria bacterium genome. Coding sequences within it:
- a CDS encoding aldehyde dehydrogenase; amino-acid sequence: MRFAETGFNLEIDLSRGNIEKVETDPGLTKLYLGGQGTADKILWDRVPPEVEPFSPDNLLIFSTGLLNGTPVPGANRTIVNTFSPQTNLHAHSVMGSYFGVELKHAGYDKIVIRGKAPDLVYLWIHNDKVEIRDAGHLRGKGCQETAAQIKKELKDDQIQVAAVGLAGENRVYMASIDHSTASAARGVGPVMGDKRLKAIAVRGTKDINIARPAELFELCLGLMKELAENPNVGDWMAIDEDDSFHHNNFAWGNARTRRRDFWSKELEDRWRALKYDHMDRQTGCYNCPKQCHNVISWPGRKRFSYKCYGKDTYHMASFQELDFSYEILGVAQEYGLDSYSTPQVIAFALELLEAGILTGKDFPGMPSDVRGRFYYILEKIVRREGIGDILANGVYWAARQIGNGAEVYDHNTTKKFEQVPIKLGKVNPPYFLMIATGEKMNITQIEGSYPQDPLPTREEREQFANEWVAVPDERFKKWFLEWEKRDKISVEASCAICDWNEAMHYIDDAIGLCAFVSSFRGQFGGKTAYHVHNIPQLISLATGMDFDKDKLWEVFQRNRNLVRAINVRRGMRRADEKPPEDHWAVRDHESEQKLLDAYYEFKGWTNDGIPTQETLNKLGMSYVSEDFIKRGILTGNEGAPSQETSVKTQKKKAKGA
- a CDS encoding AMP-binding protein, with translation MPEETARAIRNGRLYTGYMAVMDEEGYVTIVDRHKDMIVTGGENVYSTEVENTLYLHPAVLECAVVGVPDEKWGEAVQAIVVLKPAAQATEEELIGFCKERIARYKAPKSIDFISALPKTGSGKIEKKTAGSVQTNCIIISGFFLDKFWSYIIAMKD
- a CDS encoding AMP-binding protein, which translates into the protein MNIVDLVYRNARAYADEAAFVEIRPVSKARLEITWKEFNERTNRLANALIARGVKKGDKVFWLGGNSIAWLEAFFSIIKTGAWINPLNFRFTDENILYCANAAEPSCFLFEEKYAGRIDAMRAVLPTVHTFIVMGDMARGDMESTKKMMAESSPLLPKVEIEDEDECGLYFTSGTTGAPKPILLLHKNLFTAAVNEVTGLSLTRDDSLLMMPPMYHVALGHLLGSMLTGAKTVLLTEAVTPKAILETLSSEALRIAFLLVPWALDILGALDKGEVSKEDYDLTHWHILQMGAQPIPTSLIRRCKEYFPHLQFHNTYGLSESSGPGTIHNLIADESKIGAIGRPGLLWDARIINDQGEDVPRGSVGEIVVKGMGVMKEYYKNPDLTAKTIINGWLRTGDLAKMDEDGYIYLVDRAKDLVISGGENIYPVEVEEVIQKHPKVRDVAVIGSPHERLGEIVTAVIDPVGGEILSEAEMMLYCDENLPRYKRPRKIIFGTVPRSPTGKIEKPKLRERYNPQKK